TCACTAGAAGAGGATTATTGTCTGGTCCAAAGCTTTTGTAAAGTTTGGGATGAAGAACAAAGTACCACAGGAAGGCGATTTTGGGGTCGAGTTACCAAAGATTTTAATCGTACAAATGCTAGTAATATCAATAGGAATCACCAGCAACTCCAGCACCGGATTGTCGTGATAAAGAGGTTTTGTGTGCTCTTTAGGCAGTATGTTGTTATGGCAAATGACGATAAGGATGTGGCGATGGACATGTATGCAGCGGAACAGATGCGTCCGTTTAGACATTCCGGGTCGAATGAAATATTTGGTACTCGTATATATAATTGAATAACGTGGTTGTGTCgtttttcattttactttatCGTTGTATTAGTTAAATAacaggttttgtgggtgtacctctacgtaagccctcacgagacccAACTCGTCCTCCAGGGTCACCTGGGGGTTTAAAGTCTTGTTGCAAGGGCTAAGTGGAATCGTGTTCCCGTCGACAAGGGAATATTATAATAAATTTGTCTTGTTTCTTtttccagaatattttttcaataaaatAAATAGATTTTATTGCTTTAATAAAAAGTAGTTTGTTTGTTATATATATTTCGGTTTATCTTTAACTTGAAAACAATACAATCTGCATAATTTATGGGGAAGTTTCCAATTGCATTGTCACCACATTTATTGTACAGTGTGACATTGTGTTGTCACAACAACGTATGGCCTATAAATACTATTGCATCTTATTCATGAATTATATGTACTCGAAAATTCAGACGACATTGATTGGCGTTGTGTTGTTGTTTGCGTTTTGTTTTTTCCTTCTATTATTTCTTCGCATGATATTCGTGAACGTGGGAATGACAACTCTATACATTTTCACCGGTAATCCTATTTTGTAGTAATGCTATATAAACACATAGACAACACATATACTCAACCATACCTTCTCACCCCAAGCTTGTCAagttttataatttatttttgcaACAACATTCACTGCAATGACATATTCAAATGAGGAAGACAATGACGTCGTAACAAGTTTTTGCAAAGTTTTAGATCTGGTCCCAATGGAAGGAATGAACCAGACTGGTAGGAAATTCTGGGATAGAGTTAAGGATGGGTTTGTGCTCGTCAATGGGAACCAGAACCGGAGGCCGGTGCACTCTCTGATGCATCGCATTAATATACTAAAAGGAAATTGTAAGGTATTTAAGAAATTTATGTTTTTCGCAAATGATGACCAAGTGGTTGCGCTATTCCTCTATGAAGCAGAAAGGAAGCATCCTTTTACAAATTTCGGCGCAAACGAATTATTTGGTACTCATATTGGATAATAAATAATGTAATACATCTTTTTTGTTTTCCCTCGTTGTATTAGTATAATAacaggttttgtgggtgtacctctaagtaagccctcacgagacacaACTCGTCATCCAGGGTCACTtatgggtttaaaggcttgtttcaCGGGCTAAGTGCAATCGTGTTCCCTGCGACATTGGCATATTTTAAtaaatttgtttctttttttggaaTCTTTTTTCAACAAACGTACTTGCCTTTATAGCTCAAATTAGTAGTACCTGATTTGGATCCTTATGGtgtttgatggtatttttcaatgatgttgtaataGTGGTTAAAacgggttcttttcagacttgtgaagatagatttttttttagatttttataaataattatatgcacaatattaacaaaatgtgggcgagaggtattggggcttaggattccaccattggtcgatattaatGATTtagtaaaacaataattatgcaactcaacatttaaatttattctaatagtattgcctagacatgtagattttcaaaagaatagatgttaatccaagcatagaatatcaaaactattaagtaagcatattctatcaagagaaaatacacctaactaatcaaaatcctataatccattttagttcaatgcaaaaatcataatagaattgctataattaatttaaaataaagatagatcacttttaccgaaacaacagcttcctccatcgccccaaggattggtttAGCTCATCAGCATGTAAacttgctcaaatggtgtttacaaggatgaaatggagaaaatgatgaaaattgggtgtttgcaacgtttataactgttgcaaataccgttacaaagaacgatacatatgaagtGCTGTAGTATACGGAAGACTACGACCCACGCTtacactgtcgctgtcactgttgataaatgacGGTTGTGCtgcgtctaatgttcttcgtgttattgagttgcagcagcagaaatggtgactctgcaactcgatttttcttcactctgtagcctccaaagcttccccaaactctccaccCCCTTATCTTCTACCCCAGACACTCTTTTATACTCAACATGACAAATAAATCACGCGTAATAACTCCATTAATTCCGTTTCCTTACTCACAGCAGCACGAGAATAATTTCCATTTTCTCtcctttttttatctcttccATATGCCTGTATCTTCCAAACTCGTTGAAAACATATCAAATACGGAGTTATCACGCTGAAAACACACCCATTCTTTCCAAAATAACAGCGCCAGGATTCCGAGTATCTCTCCAACTCTGTTTTTCGAAATCTCCACGCAACTTTCTTCTTTCTATCGAAACCAAACACATTACCATCCCTGTTCTGTTGAAACAGGATGGTATCAATCCAAGAATAATAACAAATCCGACCAGATGACGTTGGAATTCAATGCAGAAAATCTTGAGAAATTCTGTGAAAATACTCCTCCCCAGTTTTTGATATTAACCGAAAATAAACAGATTCAGTTCTTTCTTTTAATATCTAAGATACGTATGCGTCCCTATTTACATGGTAAGAGTTTTATCTTGCAATAAACTCTTAAAAATCCCCCAAAATCTCGTCACAGATTCTTGCAGTTGAAATACcatttttttccgccaaaactgATTTGTACGTGAGGAAGAtggagtgccccttatcctgtaCGGGTttgtgcgaatagcaggtggatGTCTTGGGTGCAGATAACagctagtgtgccccttagtCAGTGGAGTGCCCCATAGTAATAGGTTACCCCATATCCAAAActgcgagtccgaataacatgtgtcctcccggtgcctttagcaacttttcaagccgaattttccaaaaatgcctacaaacacacaaaaaaccataataaggacgaaaacgagtactaacaacacgaaacattgaggacaaattagacacataaatgcgtctatcagtgttGTCAATTCATTTCGTGTCATAAAACAGTGACATCAATAATTCATAAACCTTTATAAATAGGATCGTTATTTTCACAATGATACATATCCAACCAAGACATCCCTCTATTCGAGTAGAAAATTATATCCATCTTCTCTCTCCTCGACACTGTCATTTtcgttttagttttttcttcctCCTTTAGAATAATGGTGAACTTTAGCCAGCGAGAAGACATTTCCTTGATTAGTTCGTGGGTGATTGTTGCACAACATTAtgattatataaatattttaattcCCAATAACGTGTTTTGGGGTCGAGTTATGGCTTTGTTTACACAGTATGTACCAAACCACGAGAGAACTAGCCAATCTATTCAATGCACGGTGAACATGATCAAGAGAGCAGTCCGAGTTTATTTGTCAATTCAAATAAATTTATACCGGACAGATTCCCCGAGACTTAGTTGTGCAAACATCGTAAGTGATTGTCATTTCCTTTATCCAATATCTTTTTTGTGTACTCTCAATGTCCAGAAtaatttgatattttaatttgAGGTTGCAGGAACTCCTGACACGAGTTTAAGTTTTATAGCTGTTATCTTATTTTGAAGGCCAACTTACCGGAATTCAACCCGGAGCAAACACCATGGCCTGATCACACACCCCAAAATTCGGATGAGGAGTACTTATATAGATGTAGGTTTTATGGGTGTACCTCTATGTAAGCCCTCACGATACTATAACTCGTCCTCTAGGATTACCTAGAGATTTAAAGGCTTGTTGTACATGCTAAGTGCAGTCGCTCCCGGCGACAATGGGTtatggtttattaattggttatCTTGCATTATATGTTATTTGTACCTCAATCCATCTCCTTTTCCCGCAAAACATAATAAATCAGCCAGTGTTAAAACAAACATGCTAAAACCATAATTTGTAATTGATATTCCAACCCACATGTTACAAACATAACCTTACTGCaccaaaaattaaaagaaataccAAAACAACAAAGGAaacataacaaattacatttAAAAAGTATTATAATAAAATCTTGTTATTACTCTCCATCCTCCAAAAAGTTCCGGTATACCTCTGCTTCAAGAGGATATGCATCATGTTGAGTGTCAACGTCTTCTGAATCCATGTGCACGTCTTCAGGGTTGTCTATAATAATCGGTGCGTTTTCTTGGAAACCAGCCCCATGACGCTCCCAAATGTGCTTTGTCAAATCCAACCTCAGTCTTTCCCATGTAATCGGGTCCACAAGAACACCGGCTGGCATTCTCAGTTCACCCGCTACTGGTTGAGTTGGTTGATCCTCCATCATTCCCCAATTCTGTGCACGATATTCATTCTCCACAACCATGTTGTGCATCATCATGCATCCTCTCATTGTTGATTTCATATCTGATTTTTTCCAATACATACACGGATTATTCATAATAGCAAATTTGCGTTTGAGAGTACCAAAAGCTCTTTCCACACCTTTCCTCTTGGACCCTTGGTATGTATTGAAGAGTTTCTTTTTTAGGCTTAGGGTCGTTTCTTTGTAAGCAACCACGAGTACTTTATACCTTGGATATATACCATCAGCCAAGTAGTAACCTTCATGGTACATGTTCCCGTTTACGACAAATTCACACCGAGGGGCGACACCGTTATTTACGTCATCAAACATATCAGAATGGTTTAAAACCTTGATATCATTGTGTGACCCTGGCTTTCCAAAATATCCATTCCAAAACCATCTATCGAAAGAAGCAACCGCCTCTAAGATGACCGTGGGTGCTCTCTT
This is a stretch of genomic DNA from Papaver somniferum cultivar HN1 chromosome 1, ASM357369v1, whole genome shotgun sequence. It encodes these proteins:
- the LOC113348114 gene encoding uncharacterized protein LOC113348114, producing MDPEFEQRPDAAGIMGHSPHMKMIVVMKCLCKAAPSDSIEDYTAVGAHTIYRYLKRFLDALLFGFNDRYMRRPSQDDTNRSGIHYSGHKRAPTVILEAVASFDRWFWNGYFGKPGSHNDIKVLNHSDMFDDVNNGVAPRCEFVVNGNMYHEGYYLADGIYPRYKVLVVAYKETTLSLKKKLFNTYQGSKRKGVERAFGTLKRKFAIMNNPCMYWKKSDMKSTMRGCMMMHNMVVENEYRAQNWGMMEDQPTQPVAGELRMPAGVLVDPITWERLRLDLTKHIWERHGAGFQENAPIIIDNPEDVHMDSEDVDTQHDAYPLEAEVYRNFLEDGE